In Tenacibaculum pacificus, a single window of DNA contains:
- a CDS encoding NYN domain-containing protein — MENKFNIAVLIDGDNAQPKLLKEIIEEVSKYGKATIRRIYGDWTTPQMNTWKAIINQHSISPIQKFSYTTGKNSTDGSLIIDAMDILHGKNTEGFCIVSSDSDYTGLAKRIREEGLFVMGIGEKKTPEAFVKSCEVFTFTENLKNEQIIQNESNNQNKTVKSIKQNTNIKSKEIIEKVRLSRTDLKTIDKAFDISTNEEENAYISTLGLNIRKIDPSFDPRSYGFKNLTRLFENIDKYEVIKNEVGGLNHPLLRIK, encoded by the coding sequence ATGGAAAATAAATTTAATATAGCAGTACTTATAGACGGAGACAATGCACAACCCAAATTATTAAAGGAAATTATAGAAGAAGTATCAAAATACGGAAAAGCAACTATCCGAAGAATTTATGGTGATTGGACAACTCCGCAAATGAATACTTGGAAAGCTATTATTAATCAACATTCTATCAGCCCAATTCAAAAATTTTCTTATACTACTGGTAAAAACTCTACGGATGGCTCATTAATTATTGATGCTATGGATATTTTACACGGAAAAAACACAGAAGGTTTTTGCATTGTTTCTAGTGATAGCGATTACACAGGACTTGCAAAACGAATTAGAGAGGAAGGACTTTTTGTAATGGGAATTGGCGAGAAAAAAACTCCTGAGGCTTTTGTAAAATCTTGTGAAGTTTTCACGTTTACTGAAAACCTAAAAAATGAACAAATTATTCAAAATGAATCAAATAATCAAAATAAAACTGTAAAATCAATAAAACAAAATACCAATATAAAAAGTAAAGAAATTATAGAGAAAGTAAGATTATCAAGAACAGATTTAAAAACGATTGATAAGGCTTTTGATATTTCTACAAACGAAGAGGAAAATGCCTATATTTCTACATTAGGTTTAAATATTAGAAAAATTGACCCAAGTTTTGACCCTAGAAGTTATGGTTTTAAAAACCTAACCAGACTTTTTGAAAATATCGATAAATATGAAGTTATTAAAAATGAAGTTGGTGGATTAAATCATCCATTATTACGAATAAAATAA
- a CDS encoding NAD(P)/FAD-dependent oxidoreductase, with amino-acid sequence MDVDYIIVGLGLAGIAFTEELLKANKSFVVFENNSQTSSLVAGGVYNPVILKRFNAVWNAHQQIETALPFYKNLEKKLNVKLDYKFSIKKAFTSIGDENNWFSALDKPTLLHYMNPVISKEKVAGVIGDLGFGELTGTGRIDTALLVKSYRNYIENSKRLITESFDYSEITVLEDGIKYQNITAKKIIFCEGFGITKNPFFNHLPLNEAKGETITIHAPELKIDFLLKSSAFVMPLGNDYYKVGATFNWTDKTCNPTEEAKEELIDKLKKVLTVPYTITGHTAGIRPTVNDRRPMVGTHPKHKSLVVLNGLGTRGVMIGPTIAKNLFNHLENGSELDVDIDIKRFD; translated from the coding sequence ATTGATGTAGATTATATTATAGTAGGTTTAGGTTTAGCAGGAATCGCTTTTACAGAAGAGTTATTAAAAGCGAATAAATCATTTGTAGTTTTTGAAAATAATTCACAAACTTCTTCTTTGGTTGCAGGAGGTGTATATAATCCTGTTATTTTAAAACGATTTAATGCCGTTTGGAATGCGCATCAGCAAATAGAAACAGCACTACCTTTTTACAAAAATTTAGAAAAAAAATTAAATGTAAAATTAGACTATAAATTCTCTATAAAAAAAGCCTTTACCAGTATTGGAGATGAGAATAATTGGTTTTCTGCTTTAGATAAACCAACATTGTTACATTATATGAATCCTGTAATTAGTAAAGAAAAAGTTGCAGGTGTTATTGGTGATTTAGGTTTCGGTGAACTTACAGGAACTGGAAGAATAGACACCGCTTTATTAGTGAAATCATATAGAAATTATATAGAAAATTCAAAGAGATTAATAACTGAATCTTTTGATTATTCAGAAATAACTGTTTTAGAAGATGGAATTAAGTATCAAAATATAACAGCAAAGAAAATAATTTTTTGTGAAGGTTTTGGAATTACTAAAAATCCATTTTTTAATCACTTACCCTTAAATGAAGCAAAAGGAGAAACAATAACAATACACGCTCCTGAGTTAAAAATTGATTTTTTATTAAAATCAAGTGCTTTTGTAATGCCTTTAGGAAATGATTACTATAAAGTTGGAGCTACTTTTAATTGGACAGATAAAACCTGTAATCCAACGGAAGAAGCAAAGGAAGAGTTAATCGATAAGTTGAAAAAAGTACTTACGGTTCCTTACACCATAACAGGACACACCGCAGGAATTAGACCAACAGTAAATGATAGAAGACCTATGGTAGGTACTCATCCAAAACACAAATCATTAGTAGTTTTAAACGGTTTAGGAACACGTGGTGTTATGATTGGACCAACAATTGCTAAAAACTTATTTAATCACTTGGAAAATGGAAGTGAATTAGATGTTGATATCGATATAAAAAGATTTGATTAA
- a CDS encoding 1-aminocyclopropane-1-carboxylate deaminase/D-cysteine desulfhydrase, translated as MFRSENQQVFLPILKEKNIELFLKREDEIHPFVSGNKFRKLKYNIEEAKNQQKKTLLTFGGAFSNHIVATAVAGNLAGFKTIGIIRGDELGKDFEKTLSGNSSLKEAHQNGMEFKFVSREIYRNKTSEEFIQELKNEFGNFYLIPEGGTNTLAIKGCEEILTEQDNKFDYICSAIGTGGTISGLINSAKEHQKVFGFPALKGDFLQKEVEDLVSIQNNWRLQTEYHFGGYGKYNEELIHFINEFKLATNIPLDPIYTGKMLYGILEMIKKDFFEENSRILAIHTGGLQGIRGVNQKLKRKNKELIII; from the coding sequence ATTTTTAGAAGTGAAAATCAACAGGTTTTTTTGCCCATTTTGAAAGAAAAAAATATTGAATTGTTTCTCAAAAGAGAAGATGAAATTCATCCGTTTGTTTCAGGGAATAAGTTTCGGAAATTAAAATATAATATTGAAGAAGCCAAAAATCAGCAAAAAAAAACATTGTTAACTTTTGGAGGTGCATTTTCAAATCATATTGTAGCAACTGCCGTAGCAGGAAATTTAGCAGGTTTTAAAACTATTGGAATTATCCGTGGTGATGAATTAGGAAAAGATTTTGAAAAGACATTATCAGGAAACTCAAGTTTAAAAGAAGCGCATCAAAATGGGATGGAATTTAAGTTTGTTTCAAGAGAAATTTATCGAAATAAAACATCCGAAGAATTTATACAAGAATTGAAAAATGAATTTGGTAATTTTTATTTAATTCCTGAAGGTGGTACAAATACTCTGGCAATTAAAGGTTGTGAAGAAATCTTAACTGAACAAGACAATAAATTCGATTATATTTGTAGTGCAATAGGAACTGGAGGAACTATTTCAGGTTTGATAAATTCAGCTAAAGAACATCAAAAAGTATTTGGTTTTCCTGCTTTAAAAGGTGATTTTTTACAAAAAGAAGTTGAAGATTTAGTAAGTATTCAAAATAATTGGCGTCTACAAACTGAATATCATTTTGGAGGTTACGGAAAATACAATGAAGAATTAATTCATTTTATAAATGAGTTTAAATTAGCAACTAATATTCCACTAGACCCTATTTATACAGGTAAAATGCTGTACGGAATTTTAGAAATGATTAAAAAAGATTTTTTTGAAGAAAATAGCCGAATTTTAGCAATTCATACAGGAGGTTTACAAGGTATTAGAGGAGTAAATCAAAAATTAAAGCGTAAAAATAAAGAGTTAATTATAATTTAA
- the porL gene encoding type IX secretion system motor protein PorL/GldL translates to MAQSKTTKKIFNMMYGLGASVVILGALFKIMHFKIGPLTGGLMLTLGLVVEAIIFAVSAFEPIEEELDWSKVYPELAGGDSLGNNKATAAIAPEQTQSMLSEKLDNILKEAKLDATLISSLGDSIKNFQGAAEGLTATSKTVSSTNQYNEQMSMAAAKLESLNGLYTTQVENASKQSDLNSSLVENSQRLQEQMQSLATNLSSLNGVYGGMLTAMSTK, encoded by the coding sequence ATGGCACAATCGAAAACAACTAAGAAAATTTTTAACATGATGTATGGTTTAGGAGCTTCTGTAGTAATACTAGGAGCACTATTTAAAATCATGCACTTTAAAATCGGTCCATTAACAGGAGGGTTAATGTTAACATTAGGTTTAGTTGTAGAGGCAATTATTTTTGCTGTTTCAGCATTTGAACCGATAGAAGAGGAATTAGATTGGTCAAAAGTATATCCAGAATTAGCCGGTGGTGATTCATTAGGTAACAATAAAGCTACTGCTGCTATTGCTCCAGAACAAACTCAGAGTATGTTATCTGAAAAATTAGATAATATTTTAAAAGAAGCGAAGTTAGATGCTACTTTAATTTCTAGTTTAGGAGATAGTATTAAGAATTTTCAAGGTGCTGCAGAAGGATTAACAGCTACATCAAAAACTGTATCTTCTACAAACCAATACAACGAGCAAATGTCTATGGCAGCTGCTAAATTAGAGTCTTTAAACGGATTATATACTACGCAAGTTGAAAATGCAAGTAAGCAATCAGACTTAAATTCTTCTTTAGTTGAAAACTCTCAACGTTTACAAGAACAAATGCAATCATTAGCAACTAACTTATCTTCTTTAAACGGAGTATATGGAGGAATGTTAACGGCAATGTCAACTAAATAA
- a CDS encoding ABC-F family ATP-binding cassette domain-containing protein, producing MLNVHNLSVSFMGSDLFSGITFKLNKGDRIGLIGKNGAGKSTLLKVLSKDIETSGGTMAFDKDIRMGFLRQDIDFIEGRTILEEAYQAFEEIKEIELKLDDINNQLATRTDYESEEYSQLIIDLTDLTERYELLGGYNYQGDTEKILQGLGFKREDFDKLTSTFSGGWRMRIELAKLLLQSNDILLLDEPTNHLDIESIIWLENFLKSYSGAIVLVSRDKMFLDNVTNRTIEISLGQIYDYKKPYSEFLILRAEIKEKQLQAQKNQEKEIKQKQHLINKFKAKASKASMAQSLMKQLDKVQIIEVDGDDNAAMNVKFAISKEPGKIIVEADGLCKSYGDKHVLEDVDLMIERNSKIAFVGQNGQGKSTLAKMMVGEIPFEGNLKLGHNVEIGYFAQNQSEELPPEKTVLEIMEDAASDTNRMRVRDMLGSFLFGGDAVDKKAKVLSGGERNRLALCKLLLSPFNVLVMDEPTNHLDIASKTVLKTALKNFDGTLIVVSHDRDFLQGLTSTVYGFKDKEIKEYLGDIDYFLEQHKMENLREAEKRTVVKTEKPTAKKEAYQLSREQEKELKKLKNKLSKTETEIADLETEIAKIDLELANNYDEVSARPNFFEKYKAKKASLDNLMAEWEKIEEQVSNF from the coding sequence ATGTTAAACGTACACAATTTATCAGTTTCTTTTATGGGTTCTGATTTGTTTTCAGGAATCACTTTTAAGTTAAATAAAGGAGATCGAATTGGATTGATAGGAAAAAATGGAGCTGGGAAATCTACGCTATTAAAAGTGCTATCCAAAGATATTGAAACTAGTGGTGGTACCATGGCTTTTGATAAAGATATCCGTATGGGCTTTTTACGTCAGGATATCGATTTTATCGAAGGAAGAACAATTTTAGAAGAAGCATATCAAGCTTTTGAAGAAATTAAAGAAATAGAGTTAAAGTTAGATGATATTAATAATCAACTAGCTACAAGAACTGATTATGAAAGTGAAGAATATAGCCAGTTAATTATTGATTTAACAGATTTAACTGAGCGTTATGAACTTTTAGGTGGATATAATTATCAAGGTGATACTGAGAAGATTTTACAAGGTTTAGGATTTAAACGTGAAGATTTTGATAAGTTAACTAGTACTTTTTCTGGTGGATGGAGAATGCGTATCGAATTAGCTAAATTATTATTACAAAGTAATGATATTTTACTATTAGATGAGCCTACCAATCACTTAGATATTGAATCTATTATTTGGTTAGAGAACTTTTTAAAATCATATTCTGGAGCTATTGTATTGGTTTCGCGTGATAAAATGTTTTTAGATAACGTAACTAACAGAACTATTGAAATTTCATTAGGACAAATTTACGATTACAAAAAACCATATTCTGAATTTTTGATATTAAGAGCTGAAATTAAAGAAAAACAATTACAAGCACAGAAAAATCAAGAAAAAGAGATTAAGCAAAAACAACATTTAATCAATAAATTTAAAGCAAAAGCAAGTAAAGCTTCAATGGCGCAGTCGTTGATGAAACAACTTGATAAAGTTCAAATTATTGAGGTTGATGGCGATGATAATGCAGCAATGAATGTAAAGTTTGCAATATCAAAAGAACCAGGTAAAATTATTGTTGAAGCAGACGGTTTATGTAAAAGTTATGGCGATAAACATGTTTTAGAAGACGTTGATTTAATGATTGAACGTAACAGTAAAATTGCTTTTGTTGGTCAAAACGGACAAGGTAAATCTACTTTAGCAAAAATGATGGTTGGTGAAATTCCGTTTGAAGGAAATCTAAAATTAGGTCATAATGTTGAAATAGGATATTTTGCTCAAAATCAATCTGAAGAATTACCGCCAGAAAAAACGGTTTTAGAAATTATGGAAGATGCCGCTTCTGACACTAACAGAATGCGTGTTAGAGACATGTTAGGTTCTTTCTTATTTGGTGGAGATGCTGTTGATAAAAAAGCAAAAGTATTATCAGGAGGCGAGCGTAACCGTTTAGCGTTATGTAAATTATTATTATCACCATTTAACGTGTTGGTAATGGATGAGCCTACAAATCACTTGGATATAGCCTCTAAAACAGTATTAAAAACTGCTTTAAAAAATTTTGATGGAACATTAATAGTTGTATCTCACGATAGAGATTTTTTACAAGGTTTAACATCAACTGTTTACGGTTTTAAAGATAAAGAAATTAAAGAATATTTAGGTGATATTGATTATTTCTTAGAACAGCATAAGATGGAAAATCTTAGAGAAGCTGAAAAAAGAACAGTTGTTAAAACTGAAAAACCAACGGCTAAAAAAGAGGCGTATCAATTATCTAGAGAGCAAGAAAAAGAGTTGAAAAAGCTTAAAAATAAGTTATCTAAAACTGAAACTGAAATTGCAGATTTAGAAACTGAAATTGCTAAAATAGATTTAGAATTAGCAAATAATTATGATGAAGTTTCTGCTCGTCCTAATTTCTTTGAAAAATATAAAGCTAAAAAAGCATCATTAGATAATTTAATGGCTGAATGGGAAAAAATAGAAGAACAAGTTTCTAATTTTTAA
- the porM gene encoding type IX secretion system motor protein PorM/GldM, giving the protein MAGGKQSPRQRMVNLMYLVFIAMLAMNMSKEVLSAFGLMNEKLSDSNIRATEKNKASYATLAQKASEQAKQYGEAKVKTDKLRGMADEFFAYIADLKTQMTSEIEDKKAYESMDKSGFLDQYFFASGKITPKGKEFVDKVNQFREQSLAVLGKSELSSVVAARFNTNNVKNKEGKSIDWLKYNYEGFPLIASLTKLTQIQSDIKTTEADALTALLQGELESAVSLKNYEAMVIFDKNAYYPGEKLSGKIVLGKKDDNLTAEKVVVNGKVIAADKIKAGQVILDGPAGSVGDKELKGEFQFMENDSLVSIPILGGYSVIPKPNEAVVSADKMNVVYRGLSNPLTISVPGVSGNKVSASAPGLKRVKGDKYVMNPGSGSEVTIRVSATLPGGGKISTPKKYRIKDIPPAVGMVRNQYGTVKMPKASLAKINVAAGLPDFLFDLKLNVSSFKIKVPGQVTIPVNGRNLNARAKQALAKARRNDLIVIYDIKASVSGSNYKIKKVLPVSIEITN; this is encoded by the coding sequence ATGGCAGGAGGAAAACAGTCACCAAGGCAAAGGATGGTAAACTTAATGTACCTTGTATTTATTGCGATGCTAGCAATGAACATGAGTAAAGAAGTTTTATCAGCATTTGGATTAATGAATGAAAAATTATCGGATTCTAATATTAGAGCAACCGAGAAAAATAAAGCATCGTATGCAACTTTAGCTCAAAAAGCATCTGAGCAAGCAAAGCAATATGGTGAAGCTAAAGTGAAAACTGATAAGCTTAGAGGTATGGCAGATGAATTTTTTGCTTATATCGCAGATTTAAAAACTCAAATGACGAGTGAAATAGAAGATAAGAAAGCTTATGAATCTATGGATAAGTCTGGTTTTTTAGATCAATATTTTTTCGCTAGTGGAAAAATTACACCTAAAGGAAAAGAATTTGTAGATAAAGTAAATCAGTTTAGAGAGCAATCTTTAGCTGTTTTAGGAAAATCTGAATTATCAAGTGTAGTAGCTGCTCGTTTTAACACAAATAATGTTAAAAATAAAGAAGGAAAATCAATTGATTGGTTAAAATACAATTATGAAGGATTTCCTTTAATTGCGTCATTAACTAAGTTAACACAAATTCAGTCTGATATTAAAACTACTGAAGCAGATGCTTTAACGGCTTTATTACAAGGTGAATTAGAAAGTGCAGTATCTTTAAAAAATTACGAAGCAATGGTGATTTTTGATAAGAATGCATATTATCCAGGAGAAAAATTATCTGGTAAAATTGTTTTAGGTAAAAAAGATGATAATTTAACTGCTGAAAAAGTTGTTGTTAATGGTAAAGTAATTGCTGCTGACAAAATAAAAGCTGGACAGGTTATTTTAGATGGTCCTGCAGGATCAGTAGGAGATAAAGAACTAAAAGGAGAATTCCAATTTATGGAAAATGATTCTTTAGTTAGTATCCCTATTTTAGGAGGATATTCAGTTATTCCTAAGCCTAATGAAGCAGTTGTTTCTGCTGATAAAATGAATGTTGTTTACCGTGGTTTATCTAATCCATTAACTATATCTGTACCAGGTGTATCAGGAAATAAAGTTTCTGCATCAGCTCCAGGTTTAAAAAGAGTTAAAGGAGATAAATATGTAATGAACCCAGGTAGTGGAAGTGAAGTAACTATTAGAGTTTCTGCAACATTACCAGGAGGAGGAAAAATCAGTACTCCAAAGAAATACAGAATTAAAGATATACCACCAGCTGTTGGTATGGTAAGAAATCAATATGGTACGGTAAAAATGCCAAAAGCAAGTTTAGCTAAAATTAATGTAGCTGCTGGTTTACCTGATTTCTTATTCGATTTAAAATTAAATGTATCTAGTTTTAAAATTAAAGTTCCAGGACAGGTAACAATTCCTGTAAATGGAAGAAACTTAAATGCTAGAGCAAAGCAGGCACTTGCTAAAGCCAGAAGAAATGATTTAATTGTTATTTATGATATTAAAGCATCTGTTTCTGGGTCTAATTACAAGATCAAAAAAGTGTTACCTGTAAGTATAGAGATTACTAATTAA
- a CDS encoding gamma carbonic anhydrase family protein, whose product MKIIKTVNGKTPQIPSDCYVAENATIVGDVQMGKECSVWFNAVIRGDVHYIKMGDKVNIQDGAIVHATYQKSPTTIGNNVSVGHNAIVHGCTIHDNVLIGMGSIIMDDCVVESNSIIAAGAVVTKNTRVESGSIYAGVPAKKVKDISKELISGEIDRIANNYVEYSSWFKEEK is encoded by the coding sequence ATGAAAATTATAAAAACAGTAAACGGAAAAACTCCGCAAATTCCTTCAGATTGTTATGTAGCAGAAAATGCAACAATTGTTGGCGATGTACAAATGGGAAAAGAGTGTAGTGTTTGGTTTAATGCCGTAATTAGAGGTGATGTACATTATATAAAAATGGGCGATAAAGTAAACATTCAAGATGGAGCAATAGTTCACGCAACATATCAAAAATCGCCAACAACCATAGGAAATAATGTATCAGTAGGACATAATGCAATTGTACACGGTTGTACTATTCATGACAATGTTTTAATTGGTATGGGAAGTATTATTATGGATGATTGTGTTGTAGAATCAAACTCAATTATTGCAGCAGGTGCTGTAGTTACTAAAAATACTCGTGTAGAAAGTGGAAGTATTTATGCTGGTGTTCCTGCTAAAAAAGTAAAAGATATATCAAAAGAATTAATTTCAGGAGAAATTGATAGAATCGCTAATAATTATGTAGAGTATTCGAGCTGGTTTAAAGAAGAAAAATAA
- a CDS encoding DUF983 domain-containing protein, producing MFKRGSKLYSILKGKCPRCHEGEFFKYKMTINPKKITKLHDNCPKCDLKYMMEPSFFFGAMYVNYGLAVALFVAIFIIAKMFIGLTILQSFITIIIVSLLLTPFTLRLSRIIWINIFIAYDKNVKKLS from the coding sequence ATGTTTAAAAGAGGAAGCAAATTATACAGTATTTTAAAAGGTAAATGCCCTAGATGTCATGAAGGTGAATTCTTCAAATATAAAATGACGATTAACCCTAAAAAAATCACTAAATTACATGATAACTGTCCAAAATGTGATTTAAAATACATGATGGAACCATCTTTTTTCTTTGGAGCAATGTATGTAAATTATGGATTAGCAGTAGCTTTATTTGTTGCTATTTTTATTATAGCTAAAATGTTTATCGGCTTAACTATTTTACAGAGTTTTATTACGATTATAATTGTATCGTTACTTTTAACACCGTTTACATTACGCTTGTCTAGAATTATTTGGATAAATATTTTTATTGCTTATGATAAAAATGTTAAGAAATTATCTTAA
- a CDS encoding glucosaminidase domain-containing protein — protein MRIQSVFYIVVSIFFLVSCGSNKNIVSKPRKKVVIQPKEEVVPEIHQLEQIINTPLKTSANHTEAYIQKFAPIAVKKMHEHNIPASITLAQGVLESGSGRSALAIRSNNHFGIKCHKGWQGKSVTHDDDEIGECFRKYKYPQTSYEDHSQFLISRSRYASLFKLGHTNYKGWAYGLRKAGYATDKRYPQKLISIINKYNLSKYDRIKNPSIQAKKTISKVAYHSVKKGDTLYSIARKYQISVSDLKRFNSLTDNSISIGEKLVVN, from the coding sequence ATGAGAATACAGTCAGTTTTTTATATCGTAGTAAGTATATTTTTTTTAGTAAGTTGTGGTTCAAACAAAAACATAGTTTCAAAACCTCGAAAAAAAGTAGTAATTCAACCTAAAGAAGAAGTTGTTCCTGAAATACATCAGTTAGAGCAAATAATTAATACACCGTTAAAAACGAGTGCAAATCATACTGAAGCGTATATTCAAAAATTTGCACCTATTGCTGTTAAAAAAATGCACGAACACAATATTCCTGCAAGTATTACTTTAGCACAAGGTGTTTTAGAATCAGGAAGTGGAAGAAGTGCTTTGGCTATTCGTTCAAATAATCATTTTGGAATAAAATGTCATAAAGGTTGGCAAGGAAAAAGTGTAACACATGATGATGATGAGATAGGAGAGTGTTTTAGAAAATATAAATATCCGCAAACTTCTTATGAAGATCATTCGCAGTTTTTAATTTCGAGAAGTCGTTATGCAAGTTTATTTAAATTAGGACATACCAATTATAAAGGTTGGGCTTATGGATTAAGAAAAGCAGGTTATGCAACAGATAAACGATATCCACAGAAATTAATATCGATTATCAATAAATATAATTTATCAAAATATGACAGAATTAAAAACCCTTCAATACAAGCTAAAAAAACAATATCAAAAGTAGCTTATCATAGTGTTAAAAAAGGAGATACTTTGTATTCTATTGCTAGAAAATATCAAATATCGGTTAGTGATTTAAAAAGATTTAACAGTCTTACTGATAATAGTATAAGTATTGGTGAAAAATTAGTAGTTAACTAA
- the porN gene encoding type IX secretion system ring subunit PorN/GldN produces the protein MNWKRFYMVLFALATTSYVGAQANLLNSKKVDEIGFKSEAQIASEDDKPLPYGYISDRDVLWSKVVWEYVDINQKINLPYYYPVDTTNAGLVRRSLFDTLLKGIRNGEITEVYSDSYFTTKIGMDEIKSMTYNERDDGYGNMDAYSLQSADIKGYMLKGIWYFDKRGGELKYRILAMSPMGPDVQVLGVEGIDDKDSAYELFWVFFPDARETLHASKVFNPVNSSKPLSYDNLLNARRFNSTIIKEENIYGDREIKEYVRGNSLFQLLEADRIKEGIRNREMDMWNY, from the coding sequence ATGAATTGGAAGCGTTTTTATATGGTTTTATTTGCCCTTGCAACTACAAGTTATGTAGGTGCTCAGGCTAACCTTTTAAACTCTAAAAAGGTTGATGAGATTGGATTTAAATCTGAAGCCCAAATTGCTTCAGAAGATGACAAACCACTTCCTTATGGCTATATTAGCGATAGAGATGTGTTATGGTCTAAAGTGGTGTGGGAATATGTAGATATAAATCAAAAGATCAATTTACCTTATTATTATCCAGTTGATACTACAAATGCAGGTTTAGTAAGACGTTCATTATTTGACACCTTATTAAAAGGTATTCGTAACGGTGAAATCACAGAGGTATATAGTGATTCTTATTTCACAACAAAAATAGGAATGGACGAAATTAAATCTATGACTTACAATGAACGTGACGATGGTTACGGAAATATGGATGCTTATTCTTTACAATCTGCCGATATTAAAGGTTATATGTTAAAAGGAATTTGGTATTTTGATAAACGAGGAGGAGAATTAAAGTATCGTATATTGGCTATGTCGCCAATGGGTCCTGATGTTCAAGTTCTTGGAGTAGAAGGAATTGATGACAAAGATAGTGCGTATGAATTGTTCTGGGTGTTTTTCCCAGATGCAAGAGAAACATTACATGCATCTAAGGTATTTAATCCTGTAAACTCATCGAAACCATTGTCTTATGATAATCTTTTAAATGCTAGAAGATTTAATTCAACAATAATAAAAGAAGAGAATATTTACGGAGATAGAGAAATTAAAGAATATGTTCGAGGAAATTCTTTATTTCAATTATTAGAAGCTGATAGAATCAAAGAAGGTATTCGTAATCGAGAAATGGATATGTGGAATTATTAA